aacaaatccttactccttactcagtgcttgtggctagaattttattaaaggccattaagtgaatAGTACAATTacctgggataagacctgacaagatatccTGACAAGATAtgcaccttttatactaatgtacaaattaatgtatgctgtgaaaccatcccaaagtggcaaattttattggccacggTTCCAAATTtcacacatgggtctccattaaagataattcgactattacataattggcaatgaatttttgaagagaaggtttctaagattcctcttgaaggaccaactatctttacagatgcattcaAACATAAAATTTGTGTTGTATACTCTCCTGACTTAATTATAAAgtgagtagtcagaactccttttcagtccattcagcagaatgaattgtatgcaatcatgctagctcttacttattatccaggagatgtaaatatctgattcagcctattcaataGGTGTGGTACAAAAAATTGTCACAGCCCagataaaatttgtagcttctaatatatatcagctctttaaggaacttcaagagcaagtgaaaaaacatccaggtaagatttatatgttgcatgtccactctcacagtggacttccaggtcctattttttatggaaattcaaaggcagatagccttctaaccatattacccaatactcctttatttcaggcagtccaagaatctcattctaaacatCATCAGGCTGCtggagctttacatttgcaatttgggataacaaaagaggaatctAGGAGCATAGTAGAagcctgtatagcttgccttcctttccacactcctaagttccctccagggaaaaaccctcatggtttgagaaccaatgaaatttggcaaatggatgtgaccttataaatcttttgatcgtcttttatccatgttgtaggaGACACTTTTTTAggatttccttttgcaccaccaGCAACAAAAGAGACAGTTCGAATgctcactgaattccttatacaagcttttgcagtTATGGGTGtgcacaagcaataaaaacatagaaaggacctgcatatacttctaaacattttgtgtaCAATATCAGATTTTACACGCTACTGGCATACCTTTTCATGCCTTTCATCACAAGcaataatagagaggagaaacagacacatcaagatgctcctccaaaaaacaaaagggggaaccacaggtaaccataaagaacttttaaatttagctctttacattattaactttttgatttttgataaaaatgcactggctccagcagataggttttataacccaccagaagggcactGTCAAGTGCAAATAGCTCCAgtgatccagaaagtggtgaatggaagggaccagattggttaactgcttgggggagagggtttgcttgtatcgcTATAGATAGAGGAGGattcagatgggtgccaacgagtcgtatttgccttgtccatcagagagagatggagtagacccttgaaatgaaggagaagattcaagaaacatcaggtagttccattgctgactgtgcccaccactaaaAAAGCATGGCAATTATGGTAATtaactcatgaacatcaaaaattttaaagactgctgcagaactttaaaaccagcaggaataattggatttcttgagacatgatgagactgttgtaggacttcaaaatctgcaggaatcattggattccctgacatgtgaagtaatagacaatagattggttttggactgaCTATCTCTTGGCTACTGAAAGTGGtgtgtgatttttatttatatacctcccttctaggacttatagacatgtatattcattcatattgtttgttatatcactatgcTGATTCAAGTTATTACAACACAATTAGCCTGAGTTATATTATgggcttgtgtaatacctcccatgctggtggatttatgtatacctgtttcagtttcagcccagaggaaaattgctaacaatatctggtttctGGTTTGACtgcccatttccctttggtgttttcacctccttcctgagaagtcagggaaggttgatcacctcctttttggggttctcacttcttttcctgagaagtcagggaaggcatgatcattTGTGTTCTAAACAAAGATGTAGAAGGCTGGAACTCTGAAGAgctatacttgaatcaaggacagcatggTGCTTGTAGTTAAGCAATTTCAATgtgaaataatggttctctatggtgatgtaatgattaTACATCCTTagtgtgctataatgatgtaatcatattgagatatttaagggagtctcaCAGAAGATACTCTCAGCCACAGCtttcagacacagacacagagactaCTTTAGGCTCCAGACTTCAGAttctggactccatctttgactagCCACATGGTAGCTCTCCTGCTTTCTTCACTTCTCTACCTAAAGAacaaggacttgggctgatcctgaggtcctccagagagctagcctgcaCATTACAGTTTGCTTAAGAACACATAGCGAATGGCACAGCCAGGATTTTCCTACAGATCTTTTGCTTAAATccaatgaaaatcaaatgagggcAAGAATAAGACACATGTtcaaatatataggtatataaaggtAACTTTTTATGTAATGTACCTAATTGTTTATATGCtatcccccattagactgtgaactcaaGTGTTCTTGCCCTTCTTTGTGTCCTCAGGACCTTAAAGTACTTAATGCTTGTTGACAACTCAAGAATAAATGTTAGAATTTCTTATCTGACTCCTGACTTTCAAGTTTAGTGTTCTATCACAGAGCTTATATATGTTGAGTGTAAATCAGATGactgataattaaaaaaacaatattgaGGGGTGAAGTAGCTTTTGGGTGTGGCAAATAGTTTAGGAGTTAAAAGCAGATGGATTTAGGTTTGAGTCTTGACTCAAGACCTTTACTAGCTGAATGACTAGAccaagttctcatttctaaaacaagagctaatatttcagagttgtctccATGTGAAAATGAATTATGTGTACATGTAAAGGACAGAATACTTAACCCTGGGCAGTCACTTCATTTGGAAATGCCCTGGCATTACTCTGCAGTTTTTACATTGCTAGtgtctcctaattcccagggctTCAGAGAATCTTCTGGCCACTTATCTTTTGCAGTGTCAATCAATAACTTGGCTTAACTCttctgaggtcttcagagatctctggctaCAATTTCATAAACcatagtttaataactgatagCTCGCTCAAGAACAGTCATGGTCAAACAAAGTCTTTTATTATACTTGCTCACATATTGCCCTGACCTATTAACTCCCAAGTGAACACCAGGTCTTCAAGAGACCCACATGCTCACTATCAAGCTCCTTACCTCTTATCTATCCATTCACTTGGCTCCCTCAGGACTGTCCTCTTCCTAAGATGGGCTTATTAAgaagggtctgtgaggtcacatgcacagccaatcagagaaggagaCACTCCCATTAATGAGGCTATTTCTATATGAGTAGAGTTCTGCCCACTAGGCAGTCTCTTGGTCTCAGAAATTACCTCTGGGAACCTCAAAGAACTTCCAGGCTTCTTACTTCCTGTTTGCATTGAGCTTGACCATTGTAAAAAGACCCTAACATGTACAGAGAAGTATTATATAGATACAAGATAATATAgaaacattttaggaagaattgCTTTATATCATTCTTAGCATTTGTATATGGTTCCAAGTCTGGTACAGAATAGACatctaatgcttattgattattgaCTAATAGCaagtttttattgttgctgtttttacATTATATTTCCCAATGTAACCCTCCCATCCCTTTTAGACAGGAATATAAAGAAtgactattccttttaaaaaaaagattgaaaaaagagggggggaaattCAGCAAAAAGTTCTCAACCCATAGTTCccaatttctttttgctttattttaacaTTCAGGGACAAAATAGTGCCATGCTTTAACTTTAcgtttattttcatttcaaagctaagattcagaaatttaaaaatggaagtaaTCTTAGAGCTCATCTAGGACAATGTCTTCCTTCTACAAATGAAACCAAAATTATAGTGATGATTTATCCCAAATCCAGAACAGAATTGGAATACAAATTCAGACTTTGACTCTGGTGTTTCTTCTATTCCTATCTCATTGCCCCAGGGTGCTCCATTCTCTTCCCATCTTTTCTTCAAGCACTATTAATCCTTCCTACGGGAGTGTCACTCTTGCCTTCTAAAGTGGCATGTCTCATTCCAATTCTGTTGGAAAAAGTGAAGATTTGGGTTATActataaaaatgaacttttaacTTCACTCTGATGGAGACAGGATACCACGTGCCCATTTCCTCATAATAACTCCATTTTacacacagatgaggaaacaggctcaaaaaaggttaagagacttttccaaggtcacaaagttaaCCACAGTCCTGGAATTGTCCATTATGATACATAATTTGGGTGATTCTAAGtattgctcattttacagatgggaagaaGTCACATCCACTCAAGGTAAGCCTTactaataataaagaatattttttgggAGCCATGGAACATTCTAACCCGATCTACTCAATGGAGTGATCTCTTGCATTGCCTTTCCTCAAGTCCTCACACAATGAGGGGCTGTTCCATCTTCACCACAATCTAAAGAAGCCAATCTTAACTTCTTCAAGAGTTCCCATAAGGAAAAAAGCCTCATGACTTTCATTTGCTTAAAGCCTCTATGACCCATGTTGTCACTGGCTGCATGTCCCAGTTCCTGGGATTTAGAccacaatcctttttttttttttccctgaggcaattggagttaagtgacttgcccaaggccacacagctaggaagtgttaagtgtctgagatcatttgaactcaggtcctcctgacttcagggctggtgctctatctgctgtgtcATCTAGCTGGCCTAGACCACAATCCTCAAAAAAGTGGCACCAGTAACTTTAAGGTCCTGCAGTGGATGGGAAAGCACCAAGTTCCTCTTCCAGCACGCCCTGCTCATCTACCTCTTCTTTTCTATGTATTGTATAGCCAGCACCGAATGGCCTCTGCTCCTCTTTCACCAGCTTTAGTTATAATACAAAAGTTGAGTTTTATTACAAAGCATAATATACAATATCATTGTGTCCAAATTTGGAGGAGATAAAAACATTGCAAAAGAGTTCCCCAAACTCCATCACCAGTAGTTTTCCCATGTTTTCTCCAAGGACTGAGAGCTGGTTGCAAAGCCTTTTTTGGTCTTCCGCTCCACTTTTGTAGAAGAATCAGAAGGATTTTTTCTTTAACACGAAGACAGTGATGAACATTATTACTTCAGTGAAAGCTGGAAGAATACTGAGAGAGGGAGGTGTGATCAAAAACTTCCTCTTAAGAAAGATTCCCAGCCCCCAAATCCACACCCTATTCCAGAGCATCCCTTAAATAGGGAAAGTGCTGCCAAGGATAGGTGCCCTCAAGTGTCACACCTGCAGAATGTGAAGATGTACCAATAGGTGGAGCACTCCCAAGCCTCGAAGACGAAGAAGGCCAAAGACACAGCCGCGCAACAATGCATCCCGATAGCTTATGCGGAGTCAGGGAAAAGAAACACTAGAACTACATTTCCCAGCATACTTGGGAGAAGTTGGGCAATATTCCAGCAGGACTAGGTCCTCTggcagggaagggggagaaactTCGCTTCCCTTCCCGGCCAACAAATTAAACCAGGTTTGTAGGAGCAGAGATGtttaattctctttccttcctcctcgaCCACTGTCTTTGTAACCGCCATTTTAGAAAAGGCTCCATCTTGTGCCAAGTCAAATCAGAGATCCATACCCTGCCCAGCCTAGCACCCCTTGATCTAGGAAACCATGTCATTGGCCACCAAGGTAAAGAGTAAGTTGAAAGGATACAAAAGAGGCTCTGGGTGTTGTTGAACATGGACACACCTGACAAGAAACCTGCCAGTTCTATCAGGAAGAGGCCCAATGTAATGGAGAGAGCAGTGACCAGCCTAAATAGGGACAGAAGAGTCCTGGAGTCCACCGTTCCCAAACAGgagcccctcccccctttccaggCATTTTCTCCAGAATAGCTCAATTCCTCCACCCCAAATCAAAGCGGGGGAAGGGAAGCCTCCCACACTCTCCCATCCATGCACCCTAGTTGGCTCACTCAGAATCCTCCTTCTTATACTGGTCAGAAGTGAAACTGGGGGGCAAACTGGCTCGGATATTGTCGTcctaagggaggaaagaaaaaaagaataaacaggaTTTGTAAgccagaataaaaaaagaaatgatagttgCAGGGAAGCCAGGGTCTGCCCCTTCCTCCCATTCAGCCATGGAACGAAGAAGCTAGAGAGAGGTCcttaaaaaaccaaaattcaTTCAACTCGACCTCTTTCTTTTATTGGGGAACAAATTAAGGTCCACAGACCGAGAGTCCTTAAAGTCACACAACGGAAATACTAAGTCCTAAAGCAGATTGATTTCCTGATTCCCAGGTAGGAGCGGTTCAGGATGCACCAACAGCCTCTAACAGGTAGCCCTTCCAGACTGCActtagggagggaagaaagaataacTCGTTAATGGAGATGGGAAAATATTTCTGCAAAGAAATGGTTAAAGTTTGCAACCGCAGGCGCAGAAGCCACAGGTTGGAAAGTAAATAAAGGCGCAGGCGCAAACCCGGGGAGAAGAACCGTAGTTCTAGCTTATTTCAGACACGCGCGACTCCCGTTACTCAGTCAAACCTTAGGCCAGAGAAAGGGGGGGGAGGTGACCCggagaaagtgaaggaaaaaggCTGTGATAGAAATTATTTTACCCGCGTCCAGAAGATGGTTATCACTATCACCAAATGAGCTAGCAGCGTCAGAAAACGAGAGGGCACTAGTCCAGAGACCTGCCCCATGCTTTCCGAGGGCTTGCGTCGGACTCTTAGGGATCTACACTTCTTTCCTGCACCTTGTTGCTGCCTCCCGGTTGCCTACGGCAacagcaggatttttttttttttttctttcctgttatgGTGGGATAAACTACCCTAAAAATCTCGCGAGAAATAGCAATTACACTGCGAGACACTGAATTTAGACTACGGGAAGCACCATTCGCGCGGGATCCTTACCTATGAAGAGATTCTCGCATGTGACCCTGTATGCGTGGCCGCCTCCTCCCCCCACACTGACCTTTGTCATTTTGAATTTGCCCTGGTCTCTATAAAACCAGTCCCGCAGATTTATAGAGTTCTTTCTCCCGGTCCTTATCTCATCCTTGTTAACTCTGATTCATTTACATGCCATTTTTACTAACGAAGTTCCCAGAGCACTTGTAATGATTTGTCTATACACATCCTCAACTCCTAGCACCGGACCTTTTCCTTGGGTTCTGTTTAATAactgtgaatgaatgaatattaacCTTTTACCAAATGCTTGGCACTGTTAAGCGCTGAGAataaatactaaaacaaaaaactagaCTTCCCCGCTTTTAAGGAGTTTGTATgttaggaatgaatgaatgagagaaaAACTAAGTGCTAAACTTTCTAAAGGTGCTAAACGCTGACTgtgcaaataatttaaaaaaaaaatcgtcCCAAATCTCGAAAAACTTATACTCTTTTTAAagattgattttttatttttcaaaacagacCTCTTTTGTTGTTTCATTAATCTGCCCCTTCTACTCTTCCACCTTGGACAACTTTGAAAAAATTTCAATTGGGCCAAAAAATACATTGTTCAACATATATTTACATAGTCtggcaaaataaatttaaatatatgttattttatgcCACTTTTAAGTTCTCTGTCAGGAAGTGAGTGGCTTGTCTTCATTCTTTTGGACGCATAGTTTGTTATTGTGTTGATCGAACTTCTAAAGTTTAGAGAGGTTCTCCCAGTTTAGtctgaaattatccatttcattatttcttaaggctcaataatattccataattcacATACCATAGTTTGTCTAGTCATCGTTCAATAGAAGGATCTTGCCCCCAGATTTCAATTTTTTGTCTTCCATAGTAGaagtgctataaatatgtttgtacatataggtccttttctttttgatttctttgaggtAGTCTAGTAGTATATAGTTGGTTAAAAAGTTATGTAGAGCTTAATAGCTTTCTGGGCAGCATTCCCAATTACTTTCCAGAAACCTGgataaattcacaactccaccagtccTACAT
The Sminthopsis crassicaudata isolate SCR6 chromosome 4, ASM4859323v1, whole genome shotgun sequence genome window above contains:
- the TMEM107 gene encoding transmembrane protein 107 isoform X1, with translation MGQVSGLVPSRFLTLLAHLVIVITIFWTRDDNIRASLPPSFTSDQYKKEDSELVTALSITLGLFLIELAGFLSGVSMFNNTQSLFSIGMHCCAAVSLAFFVFEAWECSTYWYIFTFCSILPAFTEVIMFITVFVLKKKSF
- the TMEM107 gene encoding transmembrane protein 107 isoform X2 yields the protein MGQVSGLVPSRFLTLLAHLVIVITIFWTRDDNIRASLPPSFTSDQYKKEDSDILPAFTEVIMFITVFVLKKKSF